The following DNA comes from Magnolia sinica isolate HGM2019 chromosome 18, MsV1, whole genome shotgun sequence.
TTAACCAAGCAGTATGGTTTTCTTAGCTTTAACTTTTCAGAAAGCAAGGATCTTATAGTAGTTTTCGAAGAATGCAGAGGTTATTCATAAAATATTTTAGCCGTCTAGTTGTTGCctgaaatgagttcatctcatttttaattaactgtaattttttttattttttattagactTATGGTGCTCTGATACATAGTGAGTTCACGTTAACAATAATTTTGTATTAGAGTTCCTAATCTCTAAAATATAATTACTATTAatgaaatgagatgaaatcatttttaggcATGTAGCAAACAGGTTTGATACTGTTAACAGAATCCATGGCAATAGATCAGCCACCAAtctcaaattttcagattttggaaTTCATTAAACTACACAATAGTCCATTTCAAAAGCTTCAGGATTGATTCTTTTGAGTTCATGTTTGAATGCAATGAAACCATGATGACAGAACTTAATAAACGTAAATCAACAAAGAATCACCTGAAAAGTATTCTAAGTGCTTCCCACCTTCACATAACCTGAAATATACAACAAATGAATCATGAGGATTCCAAACTACTATCTTTAATTTACCCAATTCATTTATCAGATCTCAAATACCCACACGAAAAATCTGTTGTGCCCGAATGATGAGCATGTACCTATGTAAAAATTTTTACAGTTCAATCGAGCTGAAATGTGTAATGTGAATGGTGGAGATTGATTAAAATCTACAATGACATACCAAGGAAACTCTTATTTTTCACTACATCAATGAAGTTTAAAGCATAACCTATCATCCATAACTAACCGTCCTGACTGGGAATAGAAATAACTTGCCATTGGAAGCATAAAAACCTCAAAAGTTTTTATGGATGGCATCATAAAAGGTTCCTACTTACCTTGGCTGTCCAACATTTGCCTTCGCCATTGTGGATGGCGTCAATCAATGCAATGTAGTTCTAGTTCTTGATGACGTTGTATGGGCCATCATGGATCTCAACTTCAATAGTGTAGCCTTATCTAAGTCTTCTTCATAGAATACATTTGCaattagaaaaggaaaaaaaaaagaagaagaaaaaagaggcaaAGTTAGTGAGTTGTTTGGGAAAGCAGATATTTTCACAGATGCAGTTGGATGATGAGATACCACAGATTGAGGAATCTATTAAGGTAGAGGTAGTGAGTTGTTAGGGAAAGTAGAGATTTTCATttgcaattatatatataatcaattgcTTAGATTCAACCTCCAAGGTTAGTTTTCAGGTTTGTTTCTAAATTCTTTTACAAAGAGATGTCGTGTGCTTGTTGCTTCCATAAGAACATATAGGGTGGTGATTGAATTACATAGCTATTTAGATTGGTGGAATGATCATAGAGTGACTCAAGGTGACACTAAGTAATGTCCATTCCAAGTCAAGATTGCATGCAtttccaacatgatgtatgtataaaaagTGGTATTATGAAATGGTGGCTCTTGAGTGCCAGTTATAGGAGGTTTTAGGATCAGGCATGCGTTATGTGCCATTTTGGAATGGTATGCAACATTAAAGAGCTTCATCATCtctgaaaaaatattttttattttcctttgataagtatgaataacaaattttgatcgTAACAAGAAAAGGAGAACAAAATTTTGAAGTTAGAAGCAAGATCGAAGTAAATAATGTTCtgttttagaaagataatatTTTCAGAAAGCACAAGTTCACCAACAAGAGGAGAAACAGTCAACTCATGAACTGACAAACCTTGCAATTTTGGAATCCTGAGTTGCATTCGTGAATCCATCAATTGCTAAGTTCAAAAAACACAAGCCATAACCAAAAAGAGCATTTGGATGATACTCCACCAGCGACAAGGAGAGTGCATACATACTCACCTGTCTAGCAATTCTACTGGTTGAATCAAGGGTCCTTGCTTGCTCATCTGCTGCTCCATATAGAAATACAGGGACTGCATGATTTGTATTAAGGAACATTAGCAAGTGGAATAAAAAGTTTGAAGAACTGTCTAGGAAAACATGATTTAGAATGGCTCATTCATAACATGGTCTTCTGCACACATAGCAATCCCTCATCGTTATTTGCTATAGACCTCCTTTCTGCAACATACTCAGCACCAGTCTTACCCCATGGGATCTCTTCAGGGTTCCTAAAGATTTCCACTGAATCAAGCAAATTTTAGTGACATGAGATTTCAATTTAAGGCAAGAACACGTAAAATGAAGAAATTACAGAGATATAAGCCACCATCAGATCAGCTGGGCTAATTCCAGTTGGATCATCCAACTCAACCCATTGATAACTTATAGGGGTAGGACAAGTTGACTAGGGctcaatccaagcccaacccatttacttaaaattGTTAAGTCCACATAATTAGCAAAACTATGTATCCCGCAAAAAAACAAGACGAATGGATGAGATGAATTCAATTTGCAGTTGACGGTGATTAAACAGGAGAACTAAGTAGCATTTTCAATTGCTTCAATGCATTTCAACACAGTAGCCTTGTTCGACATTTCTCCCACACACTCTAAACTCAAAAAGCTTCAACTCAAACTTGCCCAATTTCacccaaagaaaaaagaaaaaagaccaaAGTGATCAAATATAAACATTTTTTGAGATTTCAGAAAATGAACAGTCATGTTGGATGCAGATATACTGTAATTAGAATGCTCTCCAACCAAAAAAGTAAGAGCCGTTAATAGCTTAACAACCAAAATCCCATTACTTCCCAATCAAGCTATAACCATTTAATCTTAAAAGCCTTGGCCTCGACAAGTAGACATGAAACAACAAATGTTACTGGATCATATGAATCAACCAATTACTTGAAAAGGTTAGTTATAATAAATTTTCCAGGTCAAACCAATGGGGCATCACTCATTTTTAGTCATCCCGTGTGCTAATAACCTTAACATCAAATAAATATTCAGTAACAAAAGTCAAAATAAACCAAATGCATTAGGACCCCAAAAATCTTCAATCCATCTAAAAGGCAGAGGTATCAAGTAAATCAACCAGCATTATGATCTCATCTTCAAACTTTGGTCAAAAAAATCAAACTCTTCACTTCAATAATACTTGCATTATTCAGAGAAGATTTGGGGTTGCTTCTCAGCAATGGAATCTAGCAGTTATATGTCCTTGGCTACCTGCTCATCAACAATGCAGGTGAACATGGATTTTGTATTAAATTGACATTGACATTGACAAGTTAAAATCAAAGATACAAAAAACTGGGAGTGTGTTGTTCCTGAAAGGTAGACCTGCATAAAACCATTCACCAAAGAAACAAATATTTTACACCACCTTCAagcaattgatgaatgaaaaataaaaaataaaaaatccttctATGCACTTCAATTACGCCCTGCAAAAACCAAAAcaagcttaacttaaccaaaacaAGTATATTGTGTAGTTCACTGCtgccaagtcacaatcccaagattagattggttgaacaatcctaatctCTGATTCATAGACATTTGTTTACCAAAATAGGACAGTTGGAGATTTTCCATTTTCACACCAATACTCCCTGGTCAGTCACTAATCtttgtttgaatttctttttctttatttatttacatcaccatcatcatcatcctagtCTCATCCCACCACAAAAATAACAGGAAAATAGATGAATTACCCCAAGCTTATGAACTCCGTAATGTTGACATTGGGTGCAAGAACAAGctatcatgaggtgggtccaattGCACAGTTGCTCTAGCCtaaaatcaggctggtcaactcatcaggtgcGTCAAAATGTTAGAAACAGGTAGTCTTCTTGGGGGCTTAGAGAAAAGAAACTCAAGGCTGGAGATTTTCTAGCCTTGAAGAGGTGAGGCTTACAAAGTTGAGCAAGAATACCAATGGCTACCAGAAAACATCCACCAACAAATGTAATAGCTAGCATTCGCAATGATGAAAGAGCTCCTCTgccataaaataaaatagccaTCTAAAGATTAGATGTTGATGTTAACAATGCATATTTTTTCAATGTCATTATACAGGTTCCACTCATCACTCAATGCTCAGaccttaagaagaagaagaagaagaagggaacttCAATACCTTACTCtttaataattttgaaatttctgaAACCAACCCAGATGAGAGTTGTTTATTAGGGAGGGTGTACAAATCTTCATAATATAAATCTAGAATTTTAGCCAATCCAGCCTGAAAAAATCATGAGTAAGCATTAAATCCAACAAACAACACATTAAGCTTTCATGAGAATTCAATCTTTTGAAATAGCATTTTATTTGCAAAAGAACCATGCAAAAGTTTATAAACTGAGCTGAAGCCTCTCATCAACACTTGTTCAAAATTCACAACATGATGCATAGCAGACAACAAATTTCCACCTTTGACCACTAAAAAGACAATGCTAGAATTCTTTTTTATAGGTTAAAAAAAATGCCAACATTCTCTTGAATAGTTGCATAGTGCATGAAGCAAAGCAACAACAGACTTAGGTGTGGGAGTCGGGAAGTGTCTACTTCAAAATGTTATCAAGTATCAGCATCTAGGAAGTGGGAGCAGGAGCAGGAATTTGAAGCGTGACTCAAAGTGGGAAGAGCACCTGGTTAGAACTCAGAAGAATCGTGCAACTAAGCCCTCTTCAAATAGTTACAATTTAAACAATCCAATGCCCTGTAAGACGACAGAGCTTAAACACCGCTGGAATGCAAGTAACAAAAATTTTGATGTGGAGCCAGCATCATTTGATTCATTAATATAACCTTGAGTTTAATTCTAGAACTCAAAAGAACATATAAAACATGTAAAGAAGCAAACTATTGTGATATAGCACATCATCGTATGTAATGGGCCAGACTccatttaaaatggtggtgactactCACATGTGGCACTAATGCAAAACTATCCAAACCACGAGCCCCACTATGTGGAGCATGTCTATGTAATCATGCAAATCAATCAGCCAGCATATGCTCCACATATGTAGTTGAGAGGATTTGTGGTGTGCGACGCATGATGCTGCCATCTTTAAATCATGATAAACAACATTGGGAAGATCTGTTCTATTTGCCATCTAGAGAAAAATATCTACAACTCAAATAGTTTCTATACATAGTAGCATTCAAGGAATAAAGCCATATacacacaagtgggccccaatgtAGCACTCATGGAataaagcttattctacaaaaacttgtaataacttttatgatGTGGCAACCTTGATGGATAGTAACCTTGATAGATAGCAACAACTTTGATGGATAGTAACAACTTCTATGGTGAAGCTGCCTTGATAgataggttggatgccatacacacacaagtgggccccaatgcAGCACTCACGAAATAAAACTTATTCTACCAAGACTTGTACAGGAACAGTTCTTAAGACCCTTCATGTGTACAAGATTAAGTTTCACTCATTTACATCAAATTCATAGATCTCAATCTCAGAACACACACTGCTAGTAAAGAATGGGAATGTATTAATGATTGTTCCCttcttagagaaaaagaaaagggcatAAGATGCTACTCAAGAAGCTTTTGCACTAATTTCTTTTCCCTCTACTTTTATCCTACAGCTCATCAATTTAAATCCCACCCAAGTGTCATAAAGACTATACAATAAAACCATTTTAAGGGTTTGAAATAAGATAAAGTTAGCAATTTGGAGAACTGACACCTACATGCAGGGTACCACAATTTGTGGTAACTTATGATCATTCCCCCATGACACTTGTGTAGGACAACAGTACCATGAAAAAGGTAGGTCCCACGACAAAGATCGcctggcaaaaaaaataaaaaaatcaggccagaCCAATCATCAAGTGAGATGCATGATTGACACCAATGAATAACTGGACTGACTCAACATACAGGGatgacccacctaatgagagGATCAACCTGATTT
Coding sequences within:
- the LOC131232358 gene encoding uncharacterized protein LOC131232358, with product MLQKGVPVFLYGAADEQARTLDSTSRIARQQLMDSRMQLRIPKLQGLSVHELTVSPLVGELVLSENIIFLKQNIIYFDLASNFKILLCEGGKHLEYFSGDSLLIYVY